ACGCCGGGCGTGCGCTACGACAGCGTCACCAACACCGGGGAGCCGAACATCGCCCGGATGTACAACAGCAGCGATCCTAAAGTCGGCCACGACTACAGCAGCAAAAGTTACCACGGCTTTACGCCTGCGCTTGGTCTGGTCTGGAAGGCCACGCCGAATGTGTCGCTGTTTGCCGATGTCACCCGCACATGGCGGGCGCCGACCATTGATGAGCAGTACACCGTGCAGTACGCGCTGTCTAACGTGTCCGGCTCCAGCCGCGATCTGAAAGTGGAAACCATCAACAGCGTTCGCGGCGGCATGATCCTGAACTTCAATAATTTGCTGGCGGACGACGACAGCGTACAAATTCGCACCACGCTATTCCGCAACCGCGGCAAAGACGAAATATTCTACCGTCGGGGCGTGCTGTGCGAGGCGCAGTCAGTGAACAGCAATGCCAAATGCGGATCGCCGCTGTCGAACTACCGTAACCTGCCGGGCTACACCATCCAGGGGCTGGAAATTGAGTCGTTTTACGACAGCCGCCGTATCTTTGGCAGCTTCTCGTTCTCCACTATCCGTGGACAGCGTGACGCTTCACCACGCGACCCGTGGGGCAACCAAACCTGGCTCGCAGAAATTCCGCCAGTCACCGCCCACACGACGCTGGGCGTCAAAGCCCCGGAGTGGAACATGACGTTTGGCTGGACCATGGACATGGTGCGTAAGCAGGATCGCTCGCCGAAGGATGGTGACCCGTTAGCAGGCATCTGGGCGCTGCCAAAAACCAGTGGCTACGCGCTGCAGGGGCTGTTTGCTTCCTGGCAGCCGGAGCAGGTGAAAGGCATGGAGGCCCGTATTGCCGTCGATAACCTGTTTAACACCGACTACTACCCGTACCTGGGCGAATCCGTCTCCGGTATCGGCCGCAACATCAAGCTAAGTATTTCGCAGAAATTCTAATGCCTCACCCGCAGCGCCAGCCATGGCGCTGAAACTGATGACAAACTTAATGCGGATAAAAATTCCGCAATGTGTCGCCAGAAAAATAAACAGTAAAATCAATGTATTGATTTTCTACTGATAACCACAAAGAGGGAAAAACCACGCTTTTTCCCTCTTTGTCAGCAACCTAAGCGCCGCCCCTGGCGCTGCTTTTTCAGCGTCCGCTTCCCGGGCAAAAATAGATTAATACTTCGCAATCTCTTGACATAAAAATAGAGAAATGAAAATAATAATGATTATCATTTCAATAATTATCACGCCCTGATACCAATCAATGGTGAGTCACATCATGTCCCGTTCCCAACAGGTTGCACATCAGCTTTACTGCGATCATCAGCGCTGGCTTTACCACTGGCTTCGCAATAAAGTCGGCTGCCCGGAACAGGCACAAGACCTGACTCAGGACACCTTCATCAATATTCTGGTCAGTCCCGATCTGGCCTCCATTCGCCAGCCGCGTCCTTTTCTTGCCACGGTTGCCAGAAGGCTGATTGCCAACCATTATCGCCGCAAGAAAATCGAAGAAGCCTGGCTGGATGCGCTGGCCGCCCAGCCGGAGATGGAACACCCTTCCCCTGAAACCAGGCTGCTGATTCTGGAAGTGCTGGAACAGATAGATGCGGCGCTGGACGGCCTGCCGCCGCAGGTGAGGGAAGCTTTTTTGCTGGCTCATCTGCAGGGGATGCGCTATTGCGATATCGCAGAGCGCCTGCGCGTCTCCAGCAGCTCCGTCAAGCAGTACCTCCAGCGCGCCAACCTGCACTGTTTCTTCGCCCTAAGCTAATGACCTCCCATCCCTTCATCGACCAAAACGGGCAGACGATCAACCGGGAGAGTGCCTACGCCGCCGCCTCATGGCTGACGCTGATGATGTCGGACGACGTTAGTGAGCAGGATAAAATCGACTGGCAAAAATGGCTGGCAGCAAGTGCTGAAAACCAGCGTGCCTGGCAGCACGTCGAAGCGGTATGCGCCAGTTTCCGGCAGGTTGACGGCAAACTGGCGCGGCAAAGTCTCTCTGCGCTACAAAACAGCGGCAGGCGTCGCGCGTTAAAAGGATTAGGCGCTCTGCTGCTGGTCGGGGGCTCGCTGGAATGGGGGCGACGCCAGCACGGCTGGGAAGCGTTGACTGCCGATTACCGCTCCGGGACGGGCGAGCAGCGTCAGGTTGAGCTAAGCGAAGGTAGCCGGCTACTGCTCGACACCCAAACCGCGCTAAATGTACGTTTTACCGGACAACGGCGCCAGATTGAGCTGCTCAGCGGTGACCTGCTGATTACTACCGGACAGAAGGAAAAGCTGGCGGCATGGCCCCGGCCTTTTAGCGTGACTACGCCTCAGGGCAAAGTGCTCGCGCTGGGCACCCGGTTCCGGGTAAAGCTGGAGCCGGGACTCACCCGCGTGGCGGTTTACCAGGGAGTTGTAAGGCTTTATCCCCACGGCTCAGGCCTCGCCGGGCTTCAGCTTGCGGCGGGCCAGGGCGCATGGCTGAGCGGTGAAGGGTCCGGCGGCCTGCATACCGGTGAAAAAGAACCTGGCTGGGTGCACGGCAAACTCCTGGCCGACAATATGCCGCTGGGCGATTTCCTGCGGGAGGTTAACCGCTACCGCCCCGGCGTCCTGCGCTGCGACGAAGATATTGCGGCCCTGCGGCTGTCCGGCGTTTTCCCGCTGGCGGATACCGACAGTATTCTGACTGCGTTACCCCGCGTCCTGCCCGTCAGAATAAATACGCTGTCGCGTTATTGGGTCAGCCTTTCTCGCAGTGAATAATGCTTCGTGACAGAGTAATCCATGCCAGTTGTCTCGTTATTCACGGGAAGCTGCCCGTTCAGGCGCCTCGCGTGTCCTCTTTCTTATCCCCACTGCAACAACAGCCCTTAGCCCGGCTGCGGAGTATTTGTTATGCCCTCTTCCCTGCCGATAAGCCAGCCCTTTCCTGCGTGGTCCGACGGCCTGCCTCCCTCACGTCGCAGCGTCGGGCTACTGTTGGCGCTTTTGCTGCACGCGGGCGTTTTCCTGTGGCTAACTCACCGGCCAACCCAGCAACAACCGGCCACCGCGCCGCCGCCCATTGCGCTGATGATCCTCCCGGCAGACGATCCGGCGTCTGTCGCCACGCCGGAAAAGCAGCCCGATAAGATCAAACAGATCAAGTCGGCAGCGTCTCAGGAAAAGGCCGAGTCGAAAGAAGAGGTGAAAAGCGTGGAGGCACCGAACCCGGAGATCGTTGTGGCCAAAAAAGTGCACCATAAGGCCATCACCAGGCCTCAGCCGGTTAAGCCACACGACGCGGAAGTGCCCCCGGCCCCTGCACCACATGCGCCTGAAACCCACGCCCCCGCCAGCCATCCGCAGCAAAGCGCCGGCAGGGCAGGAAGCAGCGCGGTGAGTGCTCCCAGCCCTGGCGAGGTGAACTGGGTCGGCCTGCTGCGCCAGCGGCTCGACCGCTTCAAACGTTACCCGGCTCAGGCTTTGCGCCAGCAGGCCAGGGGCGTGGTTTACCTGAGCCTGACGCTGAACAGAGAGGGCCAGGTCCTCAGCGTGACGCTGGAAAAAAGTAGCGGCACGCCGACGCTGGATCGGGAAGCGCTTGCCCTGCCAGCTCGCGCGGCACCGCTGCCCGCCCCCACGGACGATATCGCTCCAGGCCAGCCGCAAATTACCCTCACCCTGCCGATCCGTTTCGATCTCCGACAGTAAATTCCCTGGCTCAATGCTCGGTAATGCAGCATTGAGCATAACATTCTTGCTTGATCGCTTCGGATCACAAAAAACCATCCGTCTTAACGCTAATATTGCACAATCGAGCATTAGATCTTATTTTAATCGAGCAACAACGAGCAATGACACTTTAGCGAGGATGCAGCAGTGAGAAACAATCATGTAGGACACATCGTGATGAATGAATCGACGATTGCCGATGGCGTCACCAAAGTCGCCAGGCAGCTTAATAGTCGATATCACGAAGCGGTGGTGATCACGGTCGTACCCGGTGGGATCCTGTTTACCGCCGACCTGGTGAGGCAGCTAACTTTCGATATCTCAATGGACTATATTTCCTGCCCGCACACGCCTGGCGACAGAAATAACAGCTCAACCATCGTTTACCACGACAATATTGGCATCAGGGGAAAAGACGTTATCCTGGTGGATGACGCCATCGAGTCCGGCGGCACCATGAAGCGCCTGGTTGAGTATTTAATCGAAAACTACGCCCCGAAATCTCTCTCCATCGCCACTTTATTTGTGAAGCCAGGCCGCGTAGAGATCCCCGTCGAGCAATGTTATGCCTACATCATGGACAACGACGATCTACTCATTGGCTACGGCATGCCGTGGCAAAACAAGTACCGCAACCTGCCCTTCGTTTCAAAACTAAAAATATAAACGCCTACAGAACA
This Klebsiella michiganensis DNA region includes the following protein-coding sequences:
- a CDS encoding RNA polymerase sigma factor FecI (Member of the extracytoplasmic function sigma factors which are active under specific conditions; binds with the catalytic core of RNA polymerase to produce the holoenzyme and directs bacterial core RNA polymerase to specific promoter elements to initiate transcription; this sigma factor regulates the genes for iron dicitrate transport), with product MSRSQQVAHQLYCDHQRWLYHWLRNKVGCPEQAQDLTQDTFINILVSPDLASIRQPRPFLATVARRLIANHYRRKKIEEAWLDALAAQPEMEHPSPETRLLILEVLEQIDAALDGLPPQVREAFLLAHLQGMRYCDIAERLRVSSSSVKQYLQRANLHCFFALS
- a CDS encoding iron dicitrate transport regulator FecR; this encodes MTSHPFIDQNGQTINRESAYAAASWLTLMMSDDVSEQDKIDWQKWLAASAENQRAWQHVEAVCASFRQVDGKLARQSLSALQNSGRRRALKGLGALLLVGGSLEWGRRQHGWEALTADYRSGTGEQRQVELSEGSRLLLDTQTALNVRFTGQRRQIELLSGDLLITTGQKEKLAAWPRPFSVTTPQGKVLALGTRFRVKLEPGLTRVAVYQGVVRLYPHGSGLAGLQLAAGQGAWLSGEGSGGLHTGEKEPGWVHGKLLADNMPLGDFLREVNRYRPGVLRCDEDIAALRLSGVFPLADTDSILTALPRVLPVRINTLSRYWVSLSRSE
- a CDS encoding energy transducer TonB, whose product is MPSSLPISQPFPAWSDGLPPSRRSVGLLLALLLHAGVFLWLTHRPTQQQPATAPPPIALMILPADDPASVATPEKQPDKIKQIKSAASQEKAESKEEVKSVEAPNPEIVVAKKVHHKAITRPQPVKPHDAEVPPAPAPHAPETHAPASHPQQSAGRAGSSAVSAPSPGEVNWVGLLRQRLDRFKRYPAQALRQQARGVVYLSLTLNREGQVLSVTLEKSSGTPTLDREALALPARAAPLPAPTDDIAPGQPQITLTLPIRFDLRQ
- a CDS encoding hypoxanthine phosphoribosyltransferase, which produces MNESTIADGVTKVARQLNSRYHEAVVITVVPGGILFTADLVRQLTFDISMDYISCPHTPGDRNNSSTIVYHDNIGIRGKDVILVDDAIESGGTMKRLVEYLIENYAPKSLSIATLFVKPGRVEIPVEQCYAYIMDNDDLLIGYGMPWQNKYRNLPFVSKLKI